One genomic window of Microbacterium testaceum StLB037 includes the following:
- a CDS encoding ATP-binding protein, with product MSGGDGDGSSSTVDPAELRLSEPGIVVRHVADPERDRIRAEAAALGGRSTLLRFDDALDAGIDITKAHPGSLPQFITGRATLLSNLFRDEVALRTARLAAERITAKNVELRTARGLEPVHLAVGLAAWKIGGVEWSSPVLLRPLAIRRHNGDFELKLHGAFVMNPELARAFRTHLGIHIDSAALAGLAYDQGVFKPQPVIDHIRRLTTHVPTFVVHPRLVISSFADVGSGMARDTQHLDDTLLNALAGHPDDRARITVRREDPVIVSPDERTPASDTLLLDADAEQERVLARIVAGHSLAVHTLPGTGGTQTVINAVGQLVHDGKRVLVVSARRSTLDGIRHRLAGVGLTGLAVSPNHVRRDLIRAIGRNEKAEQPKVAEIDDALLRLRTVLRDYRSAVTEPHLALGVSALDVLRALTALASTSPPPSTAARFDLATMERLAGRRDAAARALAMAARLGEFRFGPDDSPWYGVSFTRTEDARAAHDLAGKLHTHDVPRLLERGYELIAQTRMRPFQTVSELGAYLKLLQGIRESLDRFSPSVFERPLGELIDAHSPRRDASPMSGPNRRRLKRLSKEYVRPGVHVTDMYEALVRIQQQRTEWQRVVDVGVTPEVPLGLADVHVAWQRVDALLGELDQILGRQGSERLATLPVHELVRTLAGLAAESTFFDNLVERAQLRSELARLGLEPLLVELSVRHVPEERVGNELEFAWWQSALEHLLRTDRALLGANTAVVDRLERDFRLVDEAHAAAAGPLLAAELAKQWRIGIVDHPDEAAALKRSLKDGLHTATEISDAAPTLLRTLAPVWLASPYEVPDVPTDLAFDVVIIADAAALCLAEAAPALRRARQVVLFGDPVVQKPTPFRVSASIAPAPDEADDVPFDEVSVFERIAELLPVETLTRSYRAGGEDLAQLVNDAFYGGEIVSLPWAGSYLGRGSLSVDYVENGVGAPHPVSGAVESPDAEVARVVSIVIEHAVNRASESLMVVTASRTHAERVRASVEAALAGRSDVAAFVSRDAAEPFAVLTLEESVAESRDRVVFSLGFGLTRHGRVLSDFGDLSTPDGERLLTVGMTRARRSMVIVSSIRPSAFDDGRLEHGAATLMGILGSVASRGRESRLEDLADPLTRALARELRALGVEVDLDYRGLLPLVARHGGKAVVAESDPETIGESLRETLRLRPQILRRLGWHYVRVHAFDLYSDPAGVASRIAELLGIAPDDPTDSGTTTEPLDLPG from the coding sequence ACCGTCGATCCGGCCGAGCTGCGACTGTCGGAGCCCGGCATCGTGGTCCGCCACGTCGCCGACCCGGAGCGCGACCGCATCCGCGCGGAGGCCGCGGCCCTCGGCGGGCGCTCCACGCTCCTGCGGTTCGATGACGCGCTCGATGCCGGCATCGACATCACCAAGGCGCATCCCGGCTCCCTCCCGCAGTTCATCACCGGTCGCGCGACGCTCCTCTCGAACCTCTTCCGCGACGAGGTGGCGCTGCGCACGGCGCGACTCGCCGCCGAACGCATCACCGCGAAGAACGTCGAACTCCGCACCGCGCGCGGTCTCGAGCCCGTGCACCTCGCCGTGGGCCTCGCCGCGTGGAAGATCGGGGGAGTGGAGTGGTCGTCGCCCGTCCTCCTCCGGCCCCTCGCGATCCGTCGGCACAACGGCGACTTCGAGCTCAAGCTGCACGGCGCCTTCGTGATGAACCCCGAGCTGGCTCGCGCATTCCGCACCCATCTCGGCATCCACATCGACAGTGCCGCCCTCGCGGGCCTCGCGTACGACCAGGGCGTGTTCAAGCCGCAGCCGGTGATCGACCACATCCGTCGCCTGACCACGCACGTCCCCACCTTCGTGGTGCACCCGCGCCTGGTGATCTCGTCGTTCGCCGACGTGGGTTCCGGCATGGCGCGCGACACCCAGCACCTCGACGACACGCTGCTGAACGCCCTCGCCGGGCACCCCGACGACCGCGCTCGCATCACCGTGCGCCGCGAGGACCCCGTGATCGTCAGCCCCGACGAGCGCACGCCCGCGTCCGACACCCTCCTCCTCGACGCCGACGCCGAGCAGGAGCGCGTCCTCGCCCGCATCGTCGCGGGACACTCGCTCGCCGTCCACACCCTGCCCGGAACCGGCGGCACCCAGACCGTCATCAACGCGGTGGGGCAGCTCGTCCACGACGGTAAGCGCGTGCTCGTGGTCAGTGCACGGCGCTCGACCCTCGACGGCATCCGTCATCGCCTGGCCGGAGTCGGACTCACGGGACTGGCCGTCTCCCCGAACCACGTGCGACGCGATCTCATCCGGGCCATCGGCCGCAACGAGAAGGCCGAACAGCCCAAGGTCGCCGAGATCGACGATGCACTGCTGCGCCTCCGTACGGTCCTGCGCGATTACCGCTCGGCCGTCACCGAGCCGCATCTGGCGCTCGGGGTCTCCGCCCTCGACGTGCTCCGCGCGCTCACCGCTTTGGCATCCACCTCACCGCCGCCCTCCACCGCGGCGCGGTTCGACCTCGCGACGATGGAGCGGCTCGCCGGACGACGGGATGCCGCAGCGCGAGCGCTGGCGATGGCCGCGCGCCTGGGTGAGTTCCGCTTCGGGCCCGACGACTCACCGTGGTACGGCGTCAGCTTCACTCGCACCGAAGACGCGCGGGCCGCGCACGACCTGGCCGGCAAGCTGCACACGCACGACGTTCCGCGACTGCTCGAGCGCGGGTACGAGCTCATCGCGCAGACGCGCATGCGTCCGTTCCAGACGGTGTCCGAACTCGGCGCGTACCTCAAGCTGCTGCAGGGCATCCGCGAGTCGCTCGACCGGTTCAGCCCCAGCGTCTTCGAGCGTCCCCTCGGCGAGCTGATCGACGCGCACTCGCCGCGCCGCGACGCCTCGCCCATGAGTGGTCCCAACCGCCGTCGCCTGAAGCGCCTCTCGAAGGAGTACGTGCGCCCGGGCGTGCACGTCACCGACATGTACGAGGCGCTCGTGCGGATCCAGCAGCAGCGCACCGAATGGCAGCGCGTGGTCGACGTCGGAGTGACGCCGGAGGTGCCCCTGGGCCTCGCCGACGTGCACGTCGCCTGGCAGCGCGTCGACGCACTGCTCGGCGAGCTCGACCAGATCCTCGGTCGTCAGGGGTCGGAGCGCCTGGCGACGTTGCCGGTGCACGAGCTCGTGCGGACACTCGCGGGTCTCGCCGCCGAATCCACCTTCTTCGACAACCTCGTCGAGCGCGCGCAGCTGCGCTCCGAGCTCGCCCGTCTGGGGCTGGAGCCGCTCCTCGTCGAGCTGTCCGTCCGCCACGTTCCCGAAGAGCGCGTGGGCAACGAGCTCGAGTTCGCGTGGTGGCAGTCGGCCCTGGAGCATCTGCTCCGCACCGACCGCGCCCTCCTCGGAGCCAACACGGCCGTCGTCGACCGCCTCGAGCGCGACTTCCGGCTCGTCGACGAGGCGCATGCCGCGGCGGCGGGTCCGCTGCTCGCCGCGGAGCTCGCGAAGCAGTGGCGCATCGGCATCGTCGATCACCCTGACGAGGCCGCCGCGCTCAAGCGTTCGCTCAAGGACGGCCTCCACACGGCCACCGAGATCTCGGATGCCGCGCCCACCCTCCTGCGCACGCTCGCGCCCGTGTGGCTCGCGTCGCCCTACGAGGTCCCGGACGTGCCGACCGACCTCGCCTTCGACGTCGTCATCATCGCGGACGCCGCCGCCCTCTGCCTCGCGGAGGCGGCCCCGGCCCTGCGCCGTGCCCGCCAGGTCGTGCTGTTCGGCGACCCCGTGGTCCAGAAGCCCACCCCGTTCCGCGTCAGCGCCTCGATCGCGCCCGCGCCCGACGAGGCCGACGACGTGCCCTTCGACGAGGTCTCGGTCTTCGAGCGCATCGCCGAACTCCTCCCCGTCGAGACGCTGACCCGCAGCTACCGCGCCGGGGGCGAAGACCTCGCGCAGCTCGTCAACGACGCGTTCTACGGCGGCGAGATCGTCTCCCTCCCGTGGGCCGGTTCGTACCTCGGCCGCGGCAGCCTCAGTGTCGACTACGTCGAGAACGGCGTGGGCGCACCCCACCCCGTCAGCGGAGCCGTCGAGAGCCCGGATGCCGAGGTCGCCCGCGTCGTCAGCATCGTCATCGAGCACGCGGTCAACCGTGCGTCCGAGTCGCTCATGGTCGTCACCGCGAGCCGCACCCACGCGGAGCGCGTGCGTGCGTCCGTCGAGGCGGCGCTCGCGGGCCGTTCCGACGTCGCGGCCTTCGTGTCTCGGGATGCCGCCGAGCCCTTCGCCGTGCTCACCCTCGAAGAGTCGGTGGCCGAGAGCCGCGACCGCGTGGTGTTCTCGCTCGGCTTCGGTCTCACGCGCCACGGACGCGTCCTCAGCGACTTCGGCGACCTGTCGACCCCCGACGGAGAGCGTCTGCTCACGGTCGGCATGACCCGGGCCCGACGCTCGATGGTGATCGTCTCGTCGATCCGCCCCTCCGCGTTCGACGACGGCCGTCTCGAACACGGTGCCGCAACGCTCATGGGCATCCTCGGGTCGGTCGCGTCTCGCGGCCGCGAGAGCCGTCTCGAAGACCTCGCCGACCCCCTCACGCGGGCCCTCGCCCGCGAGTTGCGCGCCCTCGGTGTCGAGGTCGACCTCGACTACCGCGGCCTCCTCCCGCTCGTGGCCCGACACGGGGGCAAGGCCGTCGTGGCCGAGAGCGACCCCGAGACGATCGGGGAGTCGCTGCGCGAGACGCTGCGCCTTCGCCCGCAGATCCTGCGTCGCCTCGGCTGGCACTACGTGCGCGTGCACGCGTTCGACCTCTACAGCGACCCCGCGGGAGTGGCATCCCGGATCGCGGAACTGCTCGGCATCGCGCCCGACGACCCCACCGACTCGGGCACGACCACCGAGCCCCTCGACCTGCCCGGCTGA
- the mscL gene encoding large conductance mechanosensitive channel protein MscL produces MIKGFKEFILRGNVIDLAVAVVIGAAFTAIVNAIVQGLINPLIGFVFQVGDLTNLNVSVPTLFGGVATFEFGSILVAVINFLAVAAIVYFVFVFPMNRWKERAAARAGVNDAASEEPKLPTEQELLVQIRDLLERQNKA; encoded by the coding sequence GTGATCAAGGGATTCAAAGAGTTCATCCTCCGCGGCAACGTGATCGATCTCGCGGTCGCCGTCGTCATCGGCGCGGCCTTCACCGCGATCGTGAACGCGATCGTCCAGGGCCTCATCAACCCGCTGATCGGGTTCGTGTTCCAGGTCGGCGACCTGACGAACCTGAACGTCTCGGTCCCGACGCTCTTCGGCGGCGTCGCGACGTTCGAGTTCGGTTCGATCCTCGTCGCCGTGATCAACTTCCTCGCCGTCGCGGCGATCGTGTACTTCGTGTTCGTCTTCCCGATGAACCGCTGGAAGGAACGCGCCGCCGCCCGCGCCGGCGTGAACGATGCGGCATCCGAGGAGCCGAAGCTCCCCACCGAGCAGGAGCTGCTCGTGCAGATCCGCGACCTGTTGGAGCGTCAGAACAAGGCCTGA
- a CDS encoding FmdB family zinc ribbon protein → MPTYSYACKQCGHRFDAVQSFSDAALTECPECGGDLRKQYGSIGVTFNGSGFYRTDSRGSSSGSSSSGSTSGSTSASGGGSSSTSSSSTSTASSSS, encoded by the coding sequence ATGCCCACCTACTCGTATGCCTGCAAGCAGTGCGGACACCGTTTCGACGCCGTGCAGTCCTTCTCGGACGCGGCCCTCACCGAATGCCCCGAGTGCGGCGGAGACCTCCGCAAGCAGTACGGCTCGATCGGGGTGACCTTCAACGGGTCGGGCTTCTACCGCACCGACTCCCGCGGTTCGTCGAGCGGGTCGTCGTCGAGCGGTTCCACGTCCGGCTCGACCAGCGCAAGCGGTGGCGGATCGTCGTCGACCTCGTCATCATCGACTTCGACGGCTTCCTCGTCGTCCTGA
- a CDS encoding 5-formyltetrahydrofolate cyclo-ligase, translated as MPDSIEQAKRALRADLRERRQILSAHAREIAEGGVKEQLDALVERLGARSISCFLSTTTEPGTHAFVADAVARGIRVLLPITREDGLLDWAVATPDADIAEGLFGLPEPVGDVLGPIAVNDVDLLVIPAAAVDRHGMRLGWGRGYFDKTLGSMEKCPPVYAVIFDSEFLDDVPRDVHDQPVSGVVTPTRTVLIDDSPA; from the coding sequence ATGCCCGACAGCATCGAGCAGGCCAAGCGCGCACTGCGCGCCGATCTTCGCGAACGCCGACAGATCCTCTCCGCGCACGCGCGGGAAATCGCGGAGGGCGGCGTCAAGGAGCAGCTCGACGCGCTGGTCGAGCGTCTCGGCGCGCGCAGCATCTCCTGCTTCCTGTCCACCACCACCGAACCCGGCACCCACGCCTTCGTCGCCGATGCGGTGGCCCGCGGCATCCGGGTCCTGCTGCCGATCACGCGCGAGGACGGACTGCTCGACTGGGCGGTCGCCACTCCCGACGCCGACATCGCCGAGGGGCTGTTCGGCCTGCCCGAACCCGTGGGCGACGTGCTCGGACCGATCGCGGTGAACGACGTCGACCTGCTCGTGATCCCGGCCGCGGCCGTCGACCGGCACGGCATGCGCCTCGGCTGGGGCCGTGGCTACTTCGACAAGACCCTCGGCTCGATGGAGAAGTGTCCTCCCGTCTACGCCGTCATCTTCGACTCCGAGTTCCTCGACGACGTCCCGCGCGACGTGCACGACCAGCCCGTCTCGGGCGTCGTGACCCCCACGCGCACGGTGCTCATCGACGACTCCCCCGCCTGA
- the galU gene encoding UTP--glucose-1-phosphate uridylyltransferase GalU has protein sequence MPHKPFKAVIPAAGLGTRFLPATKAMPKEMLPVVDKPAIQYVVEEATGAGIDDVLIIIGRNKNNIANHFDSMPELEAKLREKGDSDKLAKVEHSSDLADVHMVRQGEPKGLGHAVLRARSHVGDHPFAVLLGDDLIDERDPLLTKMMEEYDKRNATVIALMEVDPEHIHLYGVAAVEPTDEDGVVKVTQLVEKPKAEDAPSNLAIIGRYVLGPDVFGILEHTEPGKGGEIQLTDALEELANGGGDGGGVYGVVFRGRRYDTGDRVDYIKAIVQLAADRDDLGPALRPWFKEFAAGL, from the coding sequence ATGCCTCATAAGCCCTTCAAGGCCGTCATTCCGGCCGCAGGACTCGGTACGCGCTTCCTCCCGGCCACCAAGGCCATGCCGAAGGAGATGTTGCCGGTCGTCGACAAGCCGGCCATCCAGTACGTCGTCGAAGAGGCCACCGGCGCCGGGATCGACGATGTCCTCATCATCATCGGCCGCAACAAGAACAACATCGCCAACCACTTCGACTCGATGCCCGAGCTCGAGGCGAAGCTCCGCGAGAAGGGCGACAGCGACAAGCTCGCCAAGGTCGAGCACTCCTCCGACCTCGCCGACGTGCACATGGTGCGTCAGGGCGAGCCGAAGGGTCTCGGCCACGCCGTGCTCCGCGCGCGCAGCCACGTGGGCGACCACCCCTTCGCCGTCCTCCTCGGCGACGACCTCATCGACGAGCGCGACCCGCTGCTCACCAAGATGATGGAGGAGTACGACAAGCGCAATGCCACGGTCATCGCGCTGATGGAGGTCGACCCCGAGCACATCCACCTCTACGGGGTCGCGGCCGTCGAGCCCACCGACGAAGACGGCGTGGTCAAGGTCACGCAGCTCGTCGAGAAGCCCAAGGCCGAAGACGCGCCTTCCAACCTGGCCATCATCGGTCGGTACGTCCTCGGGCCCGACGTGTTCGGCATCCTGGAGCACACCGAGCCCGGCAAGGGGGGCGAGATCCAGCTGACCGACGCGCTCGAGGAGCTCGCCAACGGCGGCGGCGACGGTGGGGGAGTGTACGGCGTGGTCTTCCGCGGCCGTCGCTACGACACCGGCGACCGCGTCGACTACATCAAGGCGATCGTTCAGCTCGCCGCCGACCGTGACGACCTGGGCCCGGCGCTTCGTCCGTGGTTCAAGGAGTTCGCGGCGGGTCTCTGA
- a CDS encoding GNAT family N-acetyltransferase, protein MDLSVPRRHGEVSIRLIRNRDARVLQQQLIDNRSWLRPWEATSPDGPVSFDMRLGIRRLLQQYRDGLGVPFVMEWDDEVAGQLNVWGVSRGSLASATIGYWVAEEFAGRNITTISVAMATDVCFTSLNLHRVEICIRPENHASLRVVEKLGFRYEGLRRRYIHIDGDWRDHYAFALVREEVPHGVLDRYERGQVPPDAARIPSSDQL, encoded by the coding sequence ATGGATCTCTCCGTCCCTCGACGGCACGGCGAGGTGTCGATCCGCCTCATCCGCAACCGCGACGCGCGCGTCCTGCAGCAGCAGCTGATCGACAACCGCTCGTGGTTGCGGCCGTGGGAGGCCACGAGCCCCGACGGACCGGTGTCGTTCGACATGCGTCTCGGCATACGCCGTCTCCTGCAGCAGTACCGCGACGGCCTCGGCGTCCCCTTCGTCATGGAGTGGGACGACGAGGTCGCCGGTCAGTTGAACGTGTGGGGCGTGTCCCGCGGTTCGCTCGCCTCGGCGACGATCGGCTACTGGGTCGCCGAGGAGTTCGCGGGGCGGAACATCACGACGATCAGCGTCGCGATGGCCACCGATGTCTGCTTCACCAGCCTGAACCTGCACCGCGTCGAGATCTGCATCCGTCCCGAGAACCACGCGAGTCTCCGCGTCGTCGAAAAGCTCGGGTTCCGGTACGAGGGGCTGCGGCGTCGCTACATCCACATCGACGGTGACTGGCGCGACCACTACGCGTTCGCGCTGGTGCGCGAAGAAGTGCCACACGGCGTGCTCGACCGCTATGAACGGGGTCAGGTGCCGCCGGACGCCGCGCGCATCCCCTCCTCCGACCAGCTCTGA
- a CDS encoding DUF4190 domain-containing protein codes for MTTSQPAPAGTTYPGKTLGIIGLIVAFPFNLIGLILSIIALVQSKRAGYKNTPAVIGIIVGAVLLVGSVIVLIVLIAVFGNLIAQCADLGSGTHYVNGVTYTCS; via the coding sequence GTGACCACCTCGCAGCCCGCCCCCGCCGGAACGACCTACCCGGGCAAGACGCTCGGGATCATCGGCCTGATCGTCGCGTTCCCGTTCAACCTCATCGGGCTCATCCTGTCCATCATCGCGCTGGTGCAGTCCAAGCGCGCCGGCTACAAGAACACGCCCGCGGTCATCGGCATCATCGTCGGAGCCGTGCTCCTGGTCGGGTCCGTCATCGTGCTGATCGTCCTGATCGCCGTCTTCGGCAACCTGATCGCCCAGTGCGCGGATCTCGGTTCGGGCACGCACTACGTCAACGGTGTGACCTACACCTGCTCCTGA
- a CDS encoding VOC family protein produces MSTTLVVYVSFAGAAREAMTFYHSVFGGELTINTFADFGIPDAPADGVMHSELRADGFTVMGADGFEEPAEGWGKSRVHAAFMSDELDRVRGFYDRFVERGAQVAQPLEKQVWGDLYGEIVDPWGVAWMFNIAAPGGWAEGNADQEQV; encoded by the coding sequence ATGTCGACCACCCTCGTTGTGTACGTCTCGTTCGCCGGCGCCGCCCGCGAGGCGATGACCTTCTACCATTCGGTGTTCGGCGGCGAGCTGACGATCAACACCTTCGCCGACTTCGGCATCCCCGACGCTCCCGCCGACGGCGTGATGCACTCGGAGCTTCGCGCCGACGGCTTCACCGTCATGGGCGCTGACGGCTTCGAGGAGCCCGCCGAGGGCTGGGGCAAGAGCCGCGTGCACGCCGCCTTCATGAGCGATGAGCTCGACCGCGTCCGCGGCTTCTACGACCGCTTCGTCGAGCGCGGCGCCCAGGTCGCCCAGCCCCTCGAGAAGCAGGTCTGGGGCGACCTCTACGGCGAGATCGTGGATCCCTGGGGTGTCGCCTGGATGTTCAACATCGCGGCTCCGGGTGGGTGGGCCGAGGGCAACGCCGATCAGGAGCAGGTGTAG
- the aiiM gene encoding quorum-quenching N-acyl homoserine lactonase AiiM: MILAHDVSGSGPLLVLLHGITEDRRSWDPVDFTDGFTVVRVDLRGHGASAAEEPYDIPTLATDVHDTLAQLAENDVIPGELPVIVGHSMGGIVATAYGALFPARAIVNVDQPLQLAGMQGQVQQAEGMLRGADFPLFIHGMFAQMAGGLDAEELARVNGIRSPRQDVVLGMWRPLLEDSPEELAALVSGLTRIPEDVPYLVITGLDAGPEYAAWLQREIPQAVQEVWQPPTHYPHLVDPARFVERVEAFVR, encoded by the coding sequence ATGATCCTCGCCCACGACGTGTCGGGCTCCGGCCCGCTGCTGGTCCTCCTGCACGGCATCACCGAAGACCGCCGCAGCTGGGATCCGGTCGATTTCACCGACGGCTTCACGGTCGTGCGGGTCGACCTGCGCGGGCACGGGGCATCAGCCGCCGAAGAACCGTACGACATCCCCACGCTCGCGACCGACGTGCACGACACCCTCGCGCAGCTCGCCGAGAACGACGTGATCCCCGGGGAACTGCCGGTGATCGTCGGCCACTCGATGGGCGGGATCGTCGCGACGGCGTACGGCGCGCTCTTCCCCGCGCGGGCGATCGTCAACGTGGACCAGCCTCTCCAGCTCGCGGGCATGCAGGGCCAGGTGCAGCAGGCGGAGGGGATGCTCCGCGGGGCGGACTTCCCGCTGTTCATCCACGGCATGTTCGCGCAGATGGCGGGCGGCCTGGATGCCGAGGAGCTGGCGCGGGTGAATGGCATCCGGTCTCCGAGGCAGGACGTCGTCCTCGGGATGTGGCGGCCGCTTCTCGAGGACTCACCCGAAGAACTGGCGGCGCTCGTGAGCGGTCTGACGAGGATCCCGGAGGACGTCCCGTACCTCGTGATCACGGGTCTCGATGCCGGGCCAGAGTACGCGGCGTGGCTGCAGCGGGAGATCCCGCAGGCCGTCCAGGAGGTCTGGCAGCCGCCGACCCACTACCCGCACCTCGTCGACCCGGCACGGTTCGTCGAGCGCGTCGAGGCTTTCGTCCGCTGA
- a CDS encoding ABC transporter ATP-binding protein — MDITGLVKRFGEKTAVAGLDLRVPAGSFYGLVGPNGAGKTTTLSMATGLLRPDAGTVRIHGVDVWAQPVEAKKLIGNLADGVRLFDRLTGEQLVTYTGMMFGLSRDEVATRAADLLRIMDLTEAAGTPVVDYSAGMTKKVALACALVHAPRLLVLDEPFESVDPVSAANIEDILRGYTASGGTVIVSSHSMDLVQRMCDHVAVIAQGRLLASGTVDEVRAGKTLQDRFVELVGGRHHAEGPQWLRQS, encoded by the coding sequence ATGGACATCACCGGTCTCGTGAAGCGCTTCGGCGAGAAGACCGCCGTCGCGGGTCTCGACCTGCGCGTTCCCGCGGGCTCGTTCTACGGCCTGGTCGGCCCCAACGGCGCCGGGAAGACGACCACCCTGTCGATGGCCACGGGGCTCCTCCGGCCCGACGCTGGCACGGTGCGCATCCACGGCGTCGACGTGTGGGCGCAGCCGGTCGAGGCCAAGAAGCTCATCGGCAACCTCGCCGACGGCGTCCGGCTGTTCGACCGTCTCACGGGTGAGCAGCTCGTCACCTACACCGGCATGATGTTCGGTCTTTCGCGCGACGAGGTCGCCACCCGCGCGGCCGACCTGCTGCGGATCATGGACCTCACCGAGGCCGCGGGGACTCCCGTCGTGGACTACTCCGCCGGCATGACCAAGAAGGTCGCGCTCGCCTGCGCCCTCGTGCACGCGCCGCGCCTGCTGGTGCTCGACGAGCCCTTCGAGTCGGTGGACCCCGTCTCGGCGGCGAACATCGAGGACATCCTCCGCGGCTACACCGCGTCCGGGGGCACGGTCATCGTGTCGAGCCACTCGATGGATCTCGTGCAGCGCATGTGCGACCACGTCGCCGTCATCGCGCAGGGCCGGCTGCTGGCATCCGGGACCGTCGATGAGGTGCGCGCCGGAAAGACCCTGCAGGACCGTTTCGTCGAGCTCGTCGGCGGACGCCACCACGCGGAGGGGCCGCAGTGGTTGCGACAGTCCTGA
- a CDS encoding ABC transporter permease, producing the protein MRGLTGFVGALLEAWQEVRVHRTRVLLSLIGVAVAVCSLTTVVALGAIVQQANQELSERQGGRPATLYVSAFRLNGTIDPADMDAAWSKTLERYDISYASRVQNTVQLVPFATGSVQVGTQAVDQPFGEMHRVRLVEGSWFSPTDEQQLAPRLIVNEVFWDRMGRPPLESHPVVALGGDGVPGAASGIPAGGTLAVIIGVTPASTWETEPTMIMLARHAEAMQKAAAGERGSAVAAADPYGGGGAPQSQYEMWVPPELADALTAAVTRDLQGALGDGTEVNVSRQDWAQYGDDPFLVTKLVVIGIAVLVLLLGALGLVNIALVTVKQRVREIGIRRSFGATAGRVFFAVMMESVVATVVAGALGVVAAILIVQSPAMRDLVGQGMVSDFPPFPVDAAITGLIAATAVGALAGLLPALVAVRVKVIDAIRY; encoded by the coding sequence ATGCGCGGGCTCACCGGCTTCGTCGGCGCTCTGCTCGAGGCCTGGCAAGAGGTGCGCGTGCACCGCACACGGGTGCTGCTGTCGCTCATCGGGGTCGCGGTCGCGGTGTGCTCGCTCACGACGGTGGTCGCCCTCGGCGCGATCGTGCAGCAGGCCAATCAGGAGCTCAGCGAGCGGCAGGGCGGCCGCCCCGCCACCCTGTACGTCTCGGCCTTCCGGCTGAACGGCACGATCGACCCGGCCGACATGGATGCCGCGTGGAGCAAGACCCTCGAGCGGTACGACATCTCCTACGCGTCGCGCGTGCAGAACACCGTCCAGCTCGTCCCGTTCGCGACCGGCTCGGTGCAGGTCGGCACGCAGGCTGTCGACCAGCCCTTCGGCGAGATGCACCGCGTGCGACTCGTCGAGGGATCCTGGTTCTCCCCGACCGACGAGCAGCAGCTCGCGCCCCGTCTCATCGTGAACGAGGTGTTCTGGGACCGCATGGGACGCCCTCCTCTCGAGAGTCACCCCGTGGTGGCCCTGGGCGGCGACGGCGTTCCGGGCGCGGCATCCGGAATCCCCGCCGGGGGAACGCTCGCGGTGATCATCGGGGTGACTCCCGCCAGCACCTGGGAGACCGAGCCGACGATGATCATGCTCGCCCGTCACGCGGAGGCGATGCAGAAGGCCGCCGCCGGCGAGCGCGGGTCCGCCGTCGCGGCCGCGGATCCCTACGGCGGCGGCGGGGCACCCCAGAGCCAGTACGAGATGTGGGTGCCGCCCGAGCTGGCGGATGCGCTCACGGCGGCCGTCACGCGGGACCTGCAGGGGGCACTCGGCGACGGCACCGAGGTCAACGTCTCGCGCCAGGACTGGGCGCAGTACGGCGACGACCCGTTCCTCGTGACGAAGCTCGTGGTGATCGGCATCGCCGTGCTCGTGCTGCTGCTCGGTGCCCTCGGCCTCGTCAACATCGCCCTCGTCACCGTCAAGCAGCGCGTGCGGGAGATCGGCATCCGTCGCAGCTTCGGCGCGACCGCGGGCCGCGTGTTCTTCGCGGTGATGATGGAGAGCGTGGTGGCGACCGTGGTCGCGGGCGCCCTGGGCGTGGTGGCCGCGATCCTCATCGTGCAGTCGCCCGCGATGCGCGATCTCGTGGGGCAGGGCATGGTGAGCGACTTCCCCCCGTTCCCGGTGGATGCCGCGATCACCGGCCTCATCGCGGCCACGGCCGTGGGGGCTCTGGCGGGCCTGCTGCCCGCGCTCGTCGCGGTGCGCGTGAAGGTCATCGATGCCATCCGCTACTGA